In Rutidosis leptorrhynchoides isolate AG116_Rl617_1_P2 chromosome 6, CSIRO_AGI_Rlap_v1, whole genome shotgun sequence, the DNA window AGGTTTCTATATTACtaatcacaggtcaaaggtcaaaggTTATCCATCATGCATATCCGAATGCTACAATGCCCCAAGTCATTTATTTACATGGCAACTACTTTTCTTTGAATGAAATTTATTTTCAATTTTTAATAAATTTAGTAAATCATACATAAATGATATCGGCTTATTTTGGATCCACAGAATATTGTGAGCTGGGTGTTACATGTGAACATTACAAATTGGCAATGTGAGTATACAAAAGGTGCACTTACATCTAACATCAAAACGATGAAACTACCAAAAATGAGTCCGACCATTATAAAGTGTTTAAAAGATTTATTTGCAGGTCAGAGCAAACACTATAAGAACGTAAACTCCTCCATGAATACAAATGGCAACAAGTCACACACTATAATAGCCAATAGTAAAACATGTAAAGAACTGACCTTAAGCTCAGCACCTGAAGCACCATTCATCTTCTCAGCAATCTTCTTTAGATCAATACCACGCATTAAGTTCATCTTTCTTGAATGAATTTTAAGGATATCAAACCGTGACTACAAAAAGAAAAGGAACATATATAAGTGCAAACAAACAGGCTGAAAAAACAAGCCAATGAAGAATATACTATACGTCTATACATCAGTTGTTAAAAGTAAGATAAACATTCTACCACAGTTCGGTTCACACTCTAGCTGCACACAGATTATGAAATAATCTTTAAAAGCATTAACAGATAAGTATGATACTTGAATTATTAAGGTGGCAACTTGTCGCATTTACCTACGCACTTGAGGATTCATGCTATGTTCTATTTCCAATGGAACAAAGAGTAGCTAAGAATAGCTTGAAAGGGAACTGGTCGGATAGGTTGAAAGTAGATCAAGTATCCCAAAGGGTTGGTTGAGTGGTTGGGTGCTTGGGAATCTCAAAAGGAGACCCAGGTTCAATCCCCACCAACCTCACTTTGGGGCcttgactttaaaaaaaaaaaaaaaaaaaaaaaaagagtagatCAAGCGTATTTGCAAAACATAAAACCAACTAAATCATTTTTAAGAAGTTACCATATCTttgtaataacattattatttattattaatttttaatttttaattgacaaactaactatatatatataaaccttgaGAAATAAAGTGTTTAAGATCAGCCCACCCCAATCCAAGTTGTACCAATACCATTTAGATCACATTATTCACCCCAATGTACCCAAAAATAATTCACATCCAATAAAAATCACTAAAATATGACACTCACATCTTCATTGGGATTTGGAAATTCAATTTTCCTATCAATTCTGCCTGGCCTGAGCAAGGCCTGATCCAGGATATCAATACGGTTTGTAGCCATCAGAACCTAGTAAACATCTTATGTGATGATAACATTgcagataaatataaaaatgttaattagcTTCAACCAATCACACACCCCTCAtgtattactaaaataccttgattTTGTTTGACGCTTCAAAACCATCCAACTGATTAAGAAGCTCAAGCATAGTTCTTTGTACTTCACTGTCACCATTCCCACTTCCAGACTCCATCCGAGCAGATCCAATACTATCAATTTCATCATGTTCCCTACAAAACAAACATATTAGCAGACCATAGTAAGAAATAATTTAATGCATTACAGAAAACAAAGTAAGATACATTAACCACAAGCGAGATGCCTAATACGCAGCTCAAAAACAAATGTCAACAAAAGAGGAAGAAGAAATTGGTTCAAGGTGCCAAGATGGAAGAATTCGGCGTTTTTATCAAAGATATTTGATCTTGTTGGTTTCGGCTTCGTGTCTCCTCAGGTCTTTGTCGTTTTGAGTTCGTTGTCTTTGTTAGTTTGTTGGTTTATTATGTTGGTTTCTATCCGATTTGTAGTTTTCCCAATTAGTTTCCAATTTTGGTTCGGCATGAACAAGATGAGGCTCGATATAGATAGTTTGTAAGGGTGCCGCTTTCTAGGTACGAGCCTCATCGAGGTTTTCTCTCGTGTTATCCTTTGTTGAAGACGTTTTCTATTCGAAAACGTTTTCCGTTAttatataagttttagttattttaccaaaaaaaagaaaaaaagatacaTTAACCACACACTAAGTTGCATACAGACCAAGAGCAGTTTTTAAAGATTAGGTTACagctcaaaaagaaagaaaaattaaggAGTACAAACCTTGCCATAACGAAAAGTTCTCTAACCATTCGAGATCCCTCTCCGATATATTTCTGTACTAGTTCAGAATCAGTGTGATGAGCCACGGCCCTGGCCAACAAGGTCTATCTCTCCCACGGTTGCATAACTCGCACCCAATTTGTTTGAATTGAATTGTCGAGAGTATGTCTTTATAAGTTTGTTTGGTACAGAAAATATAGAAGAACTTACGTAAGAATGGAGGAGTATATTGGGCGGATGTGCCGACTTCGCCAGGGACAGATGGGAGAAATTTAAaaggaagatgaggaagaaaaggggGAGAAAAGATTGCAgccgttgatgatgatgatgatgatgatgatgatgatgagttatGGATTTAGATGTGGAGTGTGGAGGGGAGGTGATATTTCCCCATCAATTTTATTCCTTCCACCACATTTTTAAACCATTTCCCAAACTACCCTtatctaattatttatttaaaggaaTTATTTATTTAAAGCAATAACTAATAAATCATATATCTCCGTAAGATATAATAATATACACTTACTAATTTCAAAGTACCCCAAAATAGTACTATCCTCTGTATTCAAGGATAATATTCAACTATCAAATTAATATGCAAATAAGCCAACTCCATGAAAGCATAATAAATCAATTTAATTATCAAATACACAGTGGAATAACCTAATGCAAGTCTCAAAACATAATGTACCAAATTTGGTTTACAACCACAACTACAGCACTGTATCAAAAAATGATGTGAATGTTCCAACCACAACAAAAACTACAGCACCGTATCAAAAAAAAATTGGAGCCTGCACTAATCGAACAACATATAGTCTTCCGAAAATTCTGGATAACCATTTAAATCCATTAGGGTGCTTTCAAAATTAATATAACTTGTATCCTCCACTTCACCACTCCATTGAGATGTACCGACAGAACTTGGATTGTGACTCCGAGATGATTCAACAAGCTCAAATTTTGAAGGCTCTCGTGCGGTAGAAGTTACCCCCTTTTTCCTTTTTGATTTTGGAGGTCTCCCTTTCGAGCGTTGAATCATCGGGTCAAATAATATATCGTGTTCATTCACAAGTTTACCAAGCATCAAAGTAGCATATTCTTTCTTATATTCAGgccatactttatactttgaaacCAACTCATTAACCAAGTTAACAAAACTTTCACAACCATCATTTTGAGACAATTCATCCGGGTTCAAAGATAATGTATCAATCCTCCAATGTGGATGAACAAGCTCCAAAGAAAGGGTTGTTCCTTGCAAGCTTTCTATCACGTGAGCACATGGAAGTCCCATAGTTTTCGTAAAATGACTGGTGCATGAAGTCTTTGTACCTataaaagtaaataaataataaagtttAATAATATCaatgtataatgtataatatacTGCCATTACCATATacatcaatttataatatataataatacctTTTTTTAATAGTAGGTATTGCTTGTAGATCTCCTTCAAAGCAAATTTAGATACATTGAACATGAGCTCTCGAAACATAGGCAAGTGGCAGTCACGAGGAATCTGAATTTTTTCACTTGCTAGTTTCACTTTAATCTCATGAAACTCGTGTTCGATTGCTAGACATATTttatctttcacttctttcaaatcACCGGTAGAAACTTACAAATACATTTTGAGTTTGGCGTGAGCACCTTCAGCTCTTGAGGATGTACGGTTACCAAAATGCAAATACTTTTCGGTCCAAGCACTAACAAATTTTTCTTTCCAAGGTAACCATATGTTCGTTATGTAATCAATTGCTTCCTTTTTGACTTCATACGATAACTTGAATTCCCACCAATTATTTAAAAAGATAGCTTCTGTTATTGAATATATCACATTCTTCCAACTAGACATAAATATGTCAAACTCCGCTTCACGTTTAAAATGCTTCTTGCAATTCGCTAAAACGTTCTTTTCAATATGCCAAACACATAAAAGATTTGTAGCTGCTGGAAATACCTTACTTATGGCATTCATTAGTGCTAGCTCTCTATCTGTCATAATCACAGACGGTTGATTCTCGCTTCCTAGAATCTTCTTAAACGCATTTAGTGCCCAAATATAACTTTCTTCATCTTCCCTTTCAAGAAAAGCAAATCCAGAGTAAAACGAGGTATTGAAACATGAAACTCCAATGATATCAAGTAGAGGCATGTGATATCTATTAGTTTTGTAGGTACAATCCATCACAAAGGTGTCGGAAAAGGTTTTGGCCAGTTTAATTGATAAAGGGTGTGCAAAAA includes these proteins:
- the LOC139851318 gene encoding uncharacterized protein produces the protein MFRELMFNVSKFALKEIYKQYLLLKKGTKTSCTSHFTKTMGLPCAHVIESLQGTTLSLELVHPHWRIDTLSLNPDELSQNDGCESFVNLVNELVSKYKVWPEYKKEYATLMLGKLVNEHDILFDPMIQRSKGRPPKSKRKKGVTSTAREPSKFELVESSRSHNPSSVGTSQWSGEVEDTSYINFESTLMDLNGYPEFSEDYMLFD
- the LOC139853742 gene encoding 26S proteasome regulatory subunit 8 homolog B-like is translated as MELAYLHINLITLLARAVAHHTDSELVQKYIGEGSRMVRELFVMAREHDEIDSIGSARMESGSGNGDSEVQRTMLELLNQLDGFEASNKIKVLMATNRIDILDQALLRPGRIDRKIEFPNPNEDSRFDILKIHSRKMNLMRGIDLKKIAEKMNGASGAELKAVCTEAGMFALRERRVHVTQEDFEMAVAKVMKKETEKNMSLRKLWK
- the LOC139853744 gene encoding protein FAR1-RELATED SEQUENCE 5-like, which translates into the protein MTKSGIPPRQILCSLRQRDPNLPANSRTIYNFNAKVRRENLGNRSMVDALFEELQVGGFWYDILYDEQGHITSFFFAHPLSIKLAKTFSDTFVMDCTYKTNRYHMPLLDIIGVSCFNTSFYSGFAFLEREDEESYIWALNAFKKILGSENQPSVIMTDRELALMNAISKVFPAATNLLCVWHIEKNVLANCKKHFKREAEFDIFMSSWKNVIYSITEAIFLNNWWEFKLSYEVKKEAIDYITNIWLPWKEKFVSAWTEKYLHFGNRTSSRAEGAHAKLKMYL